One Campylobacter concisus DNA window includes the following coding sequences:
- the tgt gene encoding tRNA guanosine(34) transglycosylase Tgt yields MKFEVIKKDGNARRGVLATAHSVIQTPVFMPVGTVGAVKSLDAFDMSEILDAKIILANTYHMYLRPGSKVVREFGGLHGFSKFDRSFLTDSGGFQAFSLRSNTKNDDGGIKFKSHIDGSTHYFTPRSVLDTQYELGSDIMMILDDLVALPAEPKRIDLSIKRTIKWAKEAIDYHKFMQSKGVGLQQNIFGIVQGGTDYEARKFCAQALNEMPFDGLAIGGLSVGESNEAMYDTVEAVMPFMDELRPRYLMGVGTPEDLVENVERGVDMFDCVMPTRNARNGTLFTSFGKINIKSAKFINDHAPIDPACQCYTCKRYSRGYLNHLFKARELTFFRLASLHNLHYYLNLMKEMREAIEVGEFAKFKRNFYAKRSADEL; encoded by the coding sequence ATGAAATTTGAAGTTATAAAAAAAGATGGCAATGCAAGGCGAGGCGTCCTAGCAACCGCTCACAGCGTGATACAAACGCCAGTTTTCATGCCAGTTGGCACGGTTGGCGCAGTTAAAAGCCTAGATGCCTTTGATATGAGTGAAATTTTAGACGCAAAGATAATTTTAGCAAACACCTATCACATGTACTTGCGCCCTGGCAGCAAGGTCGTGCGTGAGTTTGGTGGACTTCACGGCTTTTCTAAATTTGATCGCTCGTTTTTAACTGATAGCGGCGGATTTCAGGCATTTTCGCTTAGGTCAAACACCAAAAACGACGATGGCGGGATAAAATTTAAGAGCCACATCGACGGCAGCACGCACTACTTCACGCCAAGATCCGTCCTTGACACGCAGTATGAGCTAGGCAGCGACATCATGATGATACTTGATGATCTAGTCGCCTTGCCTGCTGAGCCAAAAAGGATAGATCTAAGCATAAAGCGAACGATAAAATGGGCAAAAGAGGCGATTGATTATCACAAATTTATGCAAAGCAAGGGCGTTGGCCTGCAGCAAAATATCTTTGGTATCGTTCAAGGCGGCACCGACTATGAGGCACGTAAATTTTGTGCGCAGGCACTAAACGAGATGCCATTTGACGGCCTTGCGATAGGAGGTCTTAGTGTTGGCGAGAGCAACGAGGCGATGTATGACACGGTTGAGGCGGTTATGCCATTTATGGATGAGCTTAGACCGCGCTATCTAATGGGCGTTGGCACGCCTGAAGATCTTGTAGAAAACGTGGAGCGAGGCGTTGATATGTTTGACTGCGTCATGCCAACAAGAAACGCAAGAAACGGCACACTCTTTACTAGCTTTGGCAAGATAAATATAAAATCAGCCAAATTTATAAACGACCACGCGCCGATAGACCCAGCTTGCCAGTGCTACACCTGCAAGCGTTACTCCAGAGGCTATCTAAACCACCTTTTTAAGGCAAGGGAGCTAACATTTTTTAGACTTGCAAGCCTTCACAACCTGCACTACTATCTAAATTTAATGAAAGAGATGAGAGAGGCGATAGAGGTCGGCGAATTTGCTAAATTTAAGCGAAATTTCTACGCAAAAAGGAGCGCAGATGAGCTATAA